AGGCAATGGAAAAACTATGAGAAATCCCCCCACCAAGGTACAAACCAAACTATCAAATATTGCTTTATTTGATGATGATGACGATGAGCAATTAGTATCGGATAGCCAAATTCTGCTCAGCGATATTTCGTTACCCAAGCAGCAACCACGCCGCTATTTTGATCCTGACAAGATGCAGGAATTAAAGGAGTCGATCAGTCATCATGGGATTTTAGAACCTGTGATTCTGCGTCCTGTGGCAACGGGTTATGAATTGGTGGCAGGTGAACGGCGCTTTCGAGCCGCGAAAGAATTAGAGTTAGAGACAATTCCTGCGGTAGTGCATCAGCTCACTAATGAGCAAGCTTATGAGATTGCCTTAATCGAAAACTTGCAACGGGAAGATTTAAATCCAGTTGAAGAGACTGAGGCAATCTTACAAATTTTGGCTCTCAGATTAGCTCTAACTGAAAAAGAAGTCATCTCCAATCTTTATAAAATGCGGGTCACTCCCGAATCAGATCGTGATGAAAGTCTGACTGCAATCGCTACCAAACTCATTAGCATTTTCGATTCACTGCAAACAGTAAAGTGGGAGTCCTTTGTTGTTAATCGTTTGCCGTTGCTTAATTTGCCTACAGAAGTACTAGAGGCTTTACGTCAGGGGCAAATCGAATATACCAAGGCAACAG
This genomic interval from Pseudanabaena sp. ABRG5-3 contains the following:
- a CDS encoding ParB/RepB/Spo0J family partition protein, which codes for MRNPPTKVQTKLSNIALFDDDDDEQLVSDSQILLSDISLPKQQPRRYFDPDKMQELKESISHHGILEPVILRPVATGYELVAGERRFRAAKELELETIPAVVHQLTNEQAYEIALIENLQREDLNPVEETEAILQILALRLALTEKEVISNLYKMRVTPESDRDESLTAIATKLISIFDSLQTVKWESFVVNRLPLLNLPTEVLEALRQGQIEYTKATAISTVKDADLRQALLSETIDQGLSLAQIKEKIRELKSGQSSDKPVTLKNRFVDSMQKLKKSPVWNDQKKHKKIEKLIAQIEALAIEVEA